DNA from Solanum stenotomum isolate F172 chromosome 3, ASM1918654v1, whole genome shotgun sequence:
GGtggaaaaatacaaaataaggaatataaaaaacaataatttctGATCATTGTCACTTGAGATAAAATGAAGTAGGCAAAACATTCCAAGTAACTATTTCAATAAAAGAAAGGTGGACACACAGAATGATTTTGAATTCTCTGGGTTGCAGATTGATATGAATGCTGCAATACGAGGATTAAAACTAAGCTATTGAACAATTTATAGTATTCAATCAATGTTCAAGATTTTACACCTGAAAGCCCCTCCAGATGCAGTTAATATAATGCGCCTAAGGGCACCCTCTGGCAAGCCTTGTATGCACTGaaaccaagaaaaataattaaatatttctctcttgGCCATAAAGAACCCAGGGCGGAAATTTATATTGGACATTCATCAATGCAAAACAGAAGATTGGTAAGAGGTGCATGATGTACACTCACAAATGATCATACTTGGTAAGTTTTGCAGAAAGATCTTAAGACAATCTCAGCCTCATAGAACTGTACCTGGAATATAGCTGAATGTTCTGAATCTGCAGGGAGAATCTTCACTTTATGCTTGTGTGCAAGAGGAAGAACAAATGGACCACCAGCAATTAAAGTCTCTTTATTGGCCAAAGCAATGTCCTTTCCTGCTTCGATGGCAGCCACTGTAGGCTAGTAAAGCAAACAAAGACTAACAAATTTGAGAACATCTTCTAAATGATACACATTTTTTCTTGAATGATTCATTAGTTATATATTAGCCGAGAAAGACAAATAAAGATGCTTTATCAAAGAGCACAGCAAGAAGAGCAATGACAAACATTTTGTTTCAGTAACAAATTAAACTAGCATACAATGctacttttagctataattgtTTTAAACATGATTATTGTATAGAAGGGAGCTAGCTCTGCTGAAGAAGTCTTTCTGTTTCTAGGTGATTGGAGTTGTGTGCGTTTATATCTCCAAAGTAATCAAGAGTTAGCTGAATGTATTATTATCTCCTGAGATGGACAGATAGAAGGCATTTTTGCTTCATTGTGGGGTAAACTTTGAAGTCTTTCCAGCACTGCCATTATAAAGCCTTTAAGCGACTTGGAGAAACCTTGTACTTGATTTCTGATTATTACTTAAGCGGGTATGTCTTTTCTACAGCTCCCCTCCAAACGACAACCTTTCTGTCCTCCTTCCCATCCACCCCCACCCCACAAAAAAGGAAACCAGATACAGGAAATAAATCACTTTTCACCCTCTCAACACTCTTCACTCCCACTTAGCTTTAATAGAATGGATATTTATAAGGATATCTTGGAAGAAGTGTCACCATAATTTCGAAAAGATTCAGATAGACTAAAGCCTCAACCTCACCTTCAAACCTGCGCAGCCAACTATTCCTGTAACAACAGTGACAGCATCAGGATGGCGGGCAACCTGAAACACATCATAGACAACAATAATCAACATATTTCTTTCAAAGGTCAAAAAGTAATTACCAACAAGTAAAATGAACTTCTACTCGCTAAGGAAAAAAGTTAGGGACAGTTGGACAAACCTCGATGACACCCTGCTCCCCAGGTATAATCTCAGGCTTGTCTTCCATATCAGCAAGAGCATCTTTGAGTTCTTCAACCAATGATTCATTTCTAACAGCAACTAATTTTGGCCTGAATGTTTTGACCTACTCAGAGATAACGAAGTTTATCATCAGATCCAAAGACCAAACTATACATGACAGATAAAAGAGTCTGACAACAAAAGCTTGATTTAGTTGGGTATCCATGTTGAGGAACGAATATTTCCATCACACTCGTGCAAATTGCAGATACAACATATAAATAGCATATGATATAAATTGAGCTTTAGTGATTTTCACTACTCTCTTGAGTGGATCATCCAAAACCAAATAAGGAAAAAACATGGTAATAATTGGGCCCTGATATTAGTGTTTCAACATGGTTAATGAGATGTGTCAATTAAAGTACTGCAAACATGACACGTCTAGGCTTGTAGCATGGGAAGGGCAGGAAATCAGTGGGTGATATAAGGAGGAACCATTTTATAATTGAATAATCATCATATCTTTAAACAACACCAGTCGTGTTATAGACAGCAGACCACATAATGCCTCAAGATGTTAATGCAGAGATACAGATAACAAAGCAAGCTGAGAGGTTGGATGTCTTTATTCTATTCAGACTTGACATTTCATGGTCTTTTCCACTTACATGCAGTAAACGAATACTAACCTGATCAGCAAGAAGAGTCACATTTGAACCAGCAGCAAGTGCAACAACTCTAAACTTGTCCGGATTCTCAGCGACTATATCCAACGTCTGCAGAAACAAACTTTGAATTGAAGCAACGAAGAACTTAAACAAAAGATAACTggcttttttttgttgtaaaagTAATAATTTGCATTGATTTATTGGAAGGACTTCCTGTATACTAGTATAAAAAAAGTAGAgaatcaaaacaaaattttgatTCTCTCAAATACCAAGCAACCTATACTAACTGGAATTTCATTCACCCAAacaatacaaaaagaaaaagaaagaaaaaaataagaaaaaagcaAAAGACAACTGGCATAATTGGCACAGTAACAAAAGCAGCACACCACTAATAATGAAGATCAGATAGAAAAGATGCAGAATGGAATCTAGGTAAATTTGAATCTCTTCATCCTCTTTTAGAGGAAACAGTTGAAATTTTAGTTGACACTGTAAGTGCAAGTAACTAACACGTACAAAAGCTGTAAGAATTTCTACTACGACTATATCCCAACTTCAAGCCAGAACCAATCAAGACTCAAAACACAATCTTAGTAAGTCTTTTAGCCCATTCCAAAATTTACCAACCTGAGTTCCTATAGAGCCAGTCGACCCAACAATTGAGATAGGCTTTGGACCCTCCCAACTCTGCCGTCCTGGCTCAGCAACAGCCCTTCCAGGCCAGGCAGGAGGTGGCGGCGGCTGTGCTGAACACTGAACCCTCTTAGCAAATGCCCCACTGCACCCCTTTCTTCTGATAGACAGTCCACCTATATCAAGAAAAATCACAAAACCCTTCAACCCCAAATCAGTCAAAATCATaatagaaatttttaaaaacgaTTCTTGCAgcaaaaaagggggaaaaagaTAATCTTTAACCAACCCCACAactcaaaattgaagaaaacaaCACAAAAGATGAAAAACTTTCAGCAAAGTTATCCAAATCAAACAACTTTTACATGGGGTTTAGAATTCTCAATAAAGAACCTGAGAACTTAAGATGGTTAAGATTGTAGCTGGACTTTGAGGTGTCCAAGAAAGAGATTGACTTAATTTCAGTAGGAGAAAGCAAATTGAGGGCCATTTCAATTCCTATTGATTACTCCAACTACCAGGTAAATTGGAAATGAAATTCAGCTTTTTTGTATGAATAAAAAGGTAGTAAATTGTTGGCAAGCAATCCAAGTGCGCACTCTGGCAATTCAGAGAGAGAGACGGGGGGCTGTGTGTCACGTTGTGGCTAATGTAAGTTATTTGGGATTAATATGTGGCTGGCATGAAGGATGCACAAGTACCTCTCTTATAgtccaaaaaaaagaagttggccaaaaatatAGTAAGGAAACTCTTAATTATACATGTTTAAAATGGAAATACAAAAGTATTTATGTTAAAtccaaattattaaaatttgtaaaagtgTTAGTTCGATGAAAGAAAAGTattccttcctttctttttagttgttactatttttttttaagagtcaaatgataataattttgactaaca
Protein-coding regions in this window:
- the LOC125858508 gene encoding 1-deoxy-D-xylulose 5-phosphate reductoisomerase, chloroplastic, whose protein sequence is MALNLLSPTEIKSISFLDTSKSSYNLNHLKFSGGLSIRRKGCSGAFAKRVQCSAQPPPPPAWPGRAVAEPGRQSWEGPKPISIVGSTGSIGTQTLDIVAENPDKFRVVALAAGSNVTLLADQVKTFRPKLVAVRNESLVEELKDALADMEDKPEIIPGEQGVIEVARHPDAVTVVTGIVGCAGLKPTVAAIEAGKDIALANKETLIAGGPFVLPLAHKHKVKILPADSEHSAIFQCIQGLPEGALRRIILTASGGAFRDWPVEKLKEVKVADALKHPNWNMGKKITVDSATLFNKGLEVIEAHYLFGAEYDNIEIVIHPQSIIHSMVETQDSSVLAQLGWPDMRLPILYTLSWPDRVYCSEITWPRLDLCKLGSLTFKAPDNVKYPSMDLAYSAGRAGGTMTGVLSAANEKAVELFISERISYLDIFKIVELTCAKHREELVSSPTLEEIIHYDLWARDYAASLEPSSGLSPALV